One Arthrobacter sp. StoSoilB20 DNA segment encodes these proteins:
- a CDS encoding GntR family transcriptional regulator: MASEDQEPSEHAGFDGARARVRMKVPSVAERVAEELRYQLAEGFLVPGAKLTEATIAEDLGVSRNTVREAFAELAGERLLLRQPNKGVFVATLEAGDIHDVYTVRRAIEVSSIRAGGSPERIAAVRAAVEEGKRAAAANDNEGLGSANQHFHGAIVALAESTRLDTIMAQILAEMRLYFHKATMNAHFYSDWLKENEHICSALEAGELERAGDLLLAYLNRSEQQQTTIHGE, from the coding sequence ATGGCCAGTGAAGATCAGGAACCAAGCGAACACGCTGGCTTTGACGGTGCGCGGGCACGCGTCCGCATGAAAGTCCCCTCCGTGGCAGAACGGGTCGCTGAAGAACTGCGCTACCAGTTGGCCGAAGGCTTCCTGGTTCCTGGCGCCAAACTGACCGAAGCCACCATTGCCGAGGATTTGGGCGTCTCCCGGAACACGGTCCGGGAAGCTTTCGCGGAACTGGCCGGGGAACGGCTTCTCCTGCGCCAACCCAACAAGGGCGTCTTTGTGGCAACCCTTGAAGCAGGCGATATCCACGATGTTTATACGGTTCGCCGCGCCATCGAAGTCAGCTCCATCCGGGCGGGGGGTTCACCGGAGCGCATTGCCGCCGTCAGGGCCGCCGTCGAAGAGGGCAAGCGGGCCGCTGCGGCCAACGACAACGAGGGCCTGGGCAGCGCCAACCAGCACTTTCACGGCGCAATCGTCGCCCTGGCCGAGAGCACCCGGCTGGACACGATCATGGCCCAGATCCTGGCGGAGATGCGGCTCTACTTCCACAAAGCCACCATGAACGCCCACTTCTACAGCGATTGGCTCAAGGAAAACGAGCACATCTGTTCGGCGCTGGAAGCCGGCGAACTCGAACGGGCCGGGGATCTGCTCCTTGCCTACCTCAACCGCTCAGAGCAGCAGCAAACAACAATCCACGGCGAGTAG
- a CDS encoding 5-oxoprolinase subunit PxpA, with protein sequence MATIDLNSDVGESFGRWTLGDDAAMFASVSSANVACGFHAGDPSVIRSTCENAAKAGVAIGAHVGYRDLAGFGRRFMDIDPVELADDVVYQIGALQALAATAGARVQYVKPHGGLYNAIVKNTAQARAVVDAVKSVDPNLPILGLPGSEVLRLAEEAGLRGVAEAFADRAYNPDGTLVARSQAGAVLHDPAEVAEHVLRMATEQSVKTRDGSILKIRAESICVHGDSPGAVAMATAVKSALGEAGVTVGSFL encoded by the coding sequence ATGGCAACCATCGATCTGAACAGCGACGTCGGAGAGTCTTTCGGGCGCTGGACGCTCGGCGATGATGCTGCCATGTTCGCCTCCGTCTCCAGCGCCAACGTTGCGTGCGGCTTCCACGCCGGCGATCCCAGTGTCATCCGCAGCACCTGCGAAAATGCGGCCAAGGCCGGCGTCGCTATTGGTGCCCACGTTGGCTACCGCGATCTCGCTGGATTCGGTCGCCGCTTCATGGACATCGATCCTGTTGAACTGGCTGATGACGTGGTCTACCAAATTGGTGCGCTGCAGGCGCTTGCCGCCACCGCTGGTGCCCGCGTCCAGTACGTCAAGCCGCATGGTGGCCTCTACAACGCCATCGTCAAGAACACGGCCCAGGCGCGTGCCGTGGTGGATGCTGTTAAGTCGGTGGACCCCAACCTCCCGATTCTCGGCCTCCCGGGCTCCGAAGTGCTGCGTCTCGCTGAAGAAGCAGGACTTCGTGGCGTTGCTGAGGCTTTTGCGGACCGTGCCTACAACCCGGACGGAACACTCGTGGCACGCTCACAAGCCGGCGCGGTTCTCCATGACCCCGCAGAAGTGGCTGAACACGTGTTGCGCATGGCCACCGAACAATCCGTCAAGACCCGTGACGGTTCCATCCTGAAAATCCGCGCGGAGAGCATCTGCGTGCATGGTGACTCACCCGGAGCCGTGGCAATGGCTACCGCCGTGAAGTCCGCTCTGGGCGAGGCCGGCGTTACCGTCGGCTCGTTCCTCTAA
- a CDS encoding MFS transporter has product MTSTNKAARAVTRKPPAGAIKAYIASLTGTSLEYYDFAIYSVASALVFPKIFFPGNDEFVALILSFSTFAVGYFARPIGGVIFGRLGDKIGRKYVLVFTLLLIGAATVLIGALPDYSVIGLAAPIILVLLRLAQGIGVGGEWGGAVLLSSEFGDPNRRGFWSSAAQIGPPAGNLMANGVLAILAASLSDQAFLSWGWRVAFLSSAVLVVFGLLIRLKLEETPVFKAIQAQGDRPKAPIKEVFTTQPRALIAASLSRICPDILYSLFTVFVAVYATKELGMTTGNVLSAILIGSAFQLFLIPLAGALTDRFNRRWVYGIAAAATAAYIPVFFLMIQGKSVGMLILGAVIGLALHAFMYGPQAAFITEQFPARLRYAGSSLAYTLAGVIGGGFAPVIFTLLYGGGTGGWYLIAVYILLAAIVTIVGMLLGRDPKPEEDVRLMQGTHAQPAA; this is encoded by the coding sequence ATGACCAGCACCAACAAGGCAGCCAGGGCCGTGACAAGGAAGCCACCGGCCGGCGCCATCAAGGCGTACATCGCCAGCCTCACCGGCACCTCGCTTGAGTACTACGACTTCGCCATCTACTCGGTGGCTTCGGCCCTCGTGTTCCCTAAGATCTTCTTCCCGGGCAACGACGAATTCGTTGCGCTCATCCTGTCCTTCTCCACCTTCGCAGTTGGCTACTTTGCGCGTCCGATCGGTGGCGTCATCTTTGGCCGGCTCGGCGACAAGATCGGCCGCAAATACGTCCTGGTCTTCACCTTGCTGCTGATCGGCGCAGCCACAGTCCTCATCGGAGCCTTGCCCGATTACTCCGTGATTGGCCTGGCGGCCCCGATCATCCTTGTGTTGTTGCGCCTCGCGCAGGGCATCGGAGTCGGCGGCGAGTGGGGTGGCGCCGTACTGCTCTCGAGTGAGTTCGGCGACCCCAACAGGCGCGGCTTCTGGTCGTCGGCGGCGCAGATTGGCCCGCCGGCAGGAAACCTGATGGCCAACGGCGTCCTCGCCATTCTTGCGGCTTCGCTCAGCGACCAGGCCTTCCTCTCCTGGGGCTGGCGTGTGGCATTCCTCTCCTCGGCAGTGCTGGTGGTCTTTGGCTTGCTGATCCGCCTGAAGCTGGAGGAAACCCCAGTGTTCAAGGCCATCCAAGCCCAGGGAGACCGTCCCAAGGCTCCCATCAAAGAAGTCTTCACCACCCAGCCCCGGGCGCTGATTGCTGCCTCGCTATCCCGCATCTGCCCCGACATCCTCTACTCGCTGTTCACTGTGTTCGTGGCCGTCTACGCCACCAAGGAACTGGGAATGACCACGGGCAACGTGCTGTCCGCCATCCTGATCGGCTCGGCCTTCCAGCTCTTCCTGATCCCGCTTGCCGGCGCCCTGACGGACCGCTTCAACCGTCGCTGGGTCTACGGCATCGCTGCCGCTGCAACCGCGGCCTACATCCCGGTATTCTTCCTGATGATTCAAGGAAAGTCCGTTGGAATGCTGATCCTGGGCGCTGTTATCGGCCTGGCGCTCCACGCCTTCATGTACGGTCCGCAGGCTGCCTTCATCACCGAGCAATTCCCGGCAAGGCTTCGTTACGCCGGCAGCTCGCTGGCATACACCCTGGCCGGCGTCATCGGCGGCGGATTCGCCCCGGTGATCTTCACCCTCCTTTACGGAGGAGGAACCGGTGGCTGGTACCTGATTGCCGTTTACATCCTCCTCGCTGCCATTGTCACGATCGTTGGCATGCTCCTCGGCCGCGACCCGAAGCCGGAAGAAGACGTCCGGCTCATGCAGGGGACGCACGCCCAGCCGGCGGCGTAA
- a CDS encoding 5-oxoprolinase/urea amidolyase family protein, whose amino-acid sequence MGTVMHTATAKRVRSVRPVGTRAVLAELDGLPDVLALQDMLNKSPLPGQVDVLAAAETVMVVGESAAATRAIGARLLELELIAPDVTDSGLVVIDTVYDGEDLADVAVLTGLSVEGVIAAHTGQIWTVAFAGFAPGFGYMVGENEVLTVPRRSSPRTAVPAGSVALGGQYSAVYPRRSPGGWQLIGRTGSRMWDLDRAQPALVRPGDRVQYRAVREVVTAAESPAREPDKEDHAEPGLRILNPGAQSLIQDLGRRGYGPLGVSAAGALDRASLRRANRLVGNAASAAAIESVNGGLALEAVGDQVIAVTGAPTTLTIESPSWVEDEEPDDAGAQPGATRTVPMAAPFALLDGEILTVGTPEAGFRNYTAIRGGVDVPKVLGSRSADTMSGIGPAPLTIRQVLAVGDETASTAVGSPELQPDFPDLRGTGVTVLDVIPGPRADWFGADALDSLCNQEWLVTPQSNRVGMRLDGTPLQRTRDGELPSEGTMAGALQIPPAGLPVLFLADHPITGGYPVIGVVRDEHLDLAAQVPIGGRIRFRLVPDSPDFTTNKSPEK is encoded by the coding sequence ATGGGAACCGTGATGCACACAGCCACAGCCAAGAGGGTTCGCTCCGTCAGGCCCGTGGGCACCCGTGCCGTGCTGGCGGAACTGGACGGACTCCCGGACGTCCTTGCCTTGCAGGACATGCTCAACAAGTCCCCGCTGCCGGGACAAGTGGACGTTCTGGCCGCCGCAGAAACTGTCATGGTGGTGGGTGAGTCCGCAGCGGCCACCCGGGCAATCGGCGCACGGTTGCTGGAGCTGGAGCTCATTGCGCCGGACGTGACCGATTCCGGGCTGGTGGTCATCGATACCGTGTACGACGGCGAGGACCTGGCGGATGTCGCGGTGCTCACCGGCCTGAGCGTGGAGGGCGTCATAGCCGCCCATACGGGCCAGATCTGGACTGTTGCCTTTGCAGGCTTCGCGCCGGGGTTCGGCTACATGGTGGGCGAAAATGAGGTCCTCACGGTTCCACGACGCTCTTCCCCCAGGACGGCTGTGCCGGCCGGATCCGTAGCTCTCGGCGGACAGTATTCCGCGGTCTACCCCCGCCGGTCTCCGGGTGGTTGGCAGCTCATTGGACGCACCGGTTCAAGGATGTGGGACCTGGACCGGGCACAACCGGCCCTTGTCCGGCCAGGTGACCGGGTCCAGTACCGGGCCGTCCGCGAGGTTGTCACGGCTGCTGAATCCCCAGCGCGCGAACCCGACAAGGAAGACCATGCTGAGCCCGGCCTGCGGATACTGAACCCAGGCGCGCAGAGCCTTATCCAGGATCTCGGCCGCCGAGGCTATGGTCCCCTCGGTGTCTCGGCTGCGGGCGCCCTGGACAGGGCCTCGTTGCGTCGGGCCAACCGGCTGGTCGGGAACGCCGCTTCAGCTGCGGCCATCGAATCGGTCAACGGCGGGCTGGCACTGGAAGCTGTTGGCGATCAGGTGATTGCTGTGACCGGTGCGCCGACGACGCTGACCATCGAGTCGCCGTCGTGGGTTGAGGACGAAGAGCCGGACGACGCCGGCGCCCAGCCGGGTGCGACGCGGACCGTTCCCATGGCCGCTCCTTTCGCATTGCTCGACGGCGAAATCCTCACCGTGGGCACTCCGGAAGCGGGGTTCCGGAACTACACCGCGATCCGTGGCGGTGTGGATGTCCCAAAGGTTCTGGGCAGCCGGTCCGCGGACACCATGAGCGGGATCGGACCCGCCCCACTGACCATCCGGCAGGTCCTTGCTGTGGGGGACGAAACGGCTTCCACAGCGGTGGGAAGCCCCGAACTCCAGCCGGATTTCCCGGACCTCCGGGGAACGGGAGTCACTGTGCTCGATGTCATTCCCGGGCCGCGGGCGGATTGGTTCGGCGCCGATGCCCTGGATTCGCTCTGCAATCAGGAATGGCTGGTGACACCGCAGTCCAACAGGGTGGGCATGCGCCTGGACGGAACGCCGTTGCAGCGCACGCGGGATGGCGAACTGCCCAGTGAAGGAACCATGGCCGGAGCCCTCCAGATCCCACCGGCCGGATTGCCGGTGCTCTTCCTGGCGGACCACCCCATCACGGGCGGATACCCGGTGATTGGCGTGGTGCGTGACGAACACCTTGACCTCGCCGCGCAGGTTCCCATCGGCGGAAGGATCCGCTTCCGCCTCGTCCCGGATTCCCCGGATTTCACCACCAACAAGTCCCCAGAAAAGTGA
- a CDS encoding biotin carboxylase N-terminal domain-containing protein: MRKVLIANRGEIAVRVARACDDAGIQSVAVYADIDADAMHAGAADEAYSLVGNSPAETYLNMGKLLDIAAQSGADAVHPGYGFLSENADFAQAVLDAGLEWIGPSPESIRLLGNKITAREIAVRAGAPMVAGSDGPVSSAAEARAFAEQHGLPLAIKAAFGGGGRGLKVVRELGEVEEAFDSAVREAVAAFGRGECFVEQYLDRPRHVEAQIIADKLGNVVVVGTRDCSLQRRHQKLVEEAPAPFLSDVQRQQIYDGAKAIVREAGYYGAGTVEFLVSADGAVAFLEVNTRLQVEHPITEETAGIDLVQEQFRIAAGLPLSVLEDPVARGHSFEFRINAEDVGRGFLPSPGTVALFEAPTGPGIRLDTGVRSGSFVAPQFDSLLAKLIVTGADRQQALRRARRALAEINITGLATVLPFHRAVLESEDFTSVAGMRVHTRWIETDFADQIPVDPEFKVMAPEGERRTITVDVDGKRLAVGLPADLLDGWARSGQGVPAFSPSTDTPGSVIGTGDSPAESALVSSMAGTVVKWLVEPGEEVSAGDPLVVLEAMKMETQVPAHRTGTLSEVVSAPGGVVTAGAVLAHIS, encoded by the coding sequence ATGCGCAAGGTCCTGATCGCGAACCGTGGCGAAATAGCAGTCCGCGTCGCCAGAGCCTGCGATGACGCAGGCATACAGTCTGTCGCCGTCTACGCGGACATCGACGCCGATGCCATGCATGCCGGTGCTGCCGACGAAGCCTACAGCCTGGTGGGAAACTCGCCGGCTGAAACGTATTTGAACATGGGGAAACTCCTCGATATCGCAGCGCAGTCCGGTGCGGACGCCGTCCACCCCGGATATGGCTTCCTGTCCGAAAATGCGGACTTCGCGCAGGCGGTACTCGACGCCGGCCTCGAGTGGATCGGCCCCTCACCGGAGTCCATCCGCTTGCTGGGTAACAAGATCACGGCACGGGAGATTGCCGTCCGCGCGGGCGCACCCATGGTTGCCGGCAGCGACGGCCCTGTTTCGTCGGCTGCGGAGGCCCGTGCTTTCGCTGAGCAGCACGGACTTCCCCTCGCCATCAAAGCCGCATTTGGCGGCGGTGGCCGCGGGCTGAAGGTGGTCCGGGAGCTCGGCGAAGTTGAGGAAGCGTTCGATTCCGCTGTCCGTGAAGCTGTTGCCGCCTTTGGCCGAGGCGAGTGCTTCGTGGAGCAGTACCTTGACCGGCCGCGGCACGTGGAAGCACAGATCATCGCAGACAAACTCGGGAACGTCGTTGTAGTGGGCACCCGCGATTGCTCGTTGCAGCGGCGCCACCAGAAGCTGGTGGAGGAGGCTCCCGCCCCGTTCCTCAGTGACGTGCAGCGGCAGCAAATCTACGACGGCGCCAAGGCAATTGTCCGCGAAGCCGGCTATTACGGTGCCGGAACGGTGGAGTTCCTTGTCTCGGCCGACGGTGCCGTGGCCTTCCTTGAGGTGAACACACGGCTCCAGGTTGAGCACCCCATTACGGAGGAAACCGCAGGTATCGACCTGGTGCAGGAGCAGTTCCGCATCGCCGCCGGCCTGCCGCTGAGCGTCCTGGAAGATCCTGTGGCGCGGGGCCACTCCTTCGAGTTCCGCATCAATGCCGAGGACGTCGGCCGCGGATTCCTTCCCTCACCAGGCACCGTCGCCCTCTTCGAGGCACCTACCGGTCCGGGCATCCGCCTGGATACCGGAGTCCGTTCCGGATCGTTCGTGGCGCCCCAGTTCGACTCGCTGCTGGCCAAGCTGATCGTGACGGGCGCTGACCGCCAACAGGCACTCCGCCGTGCACGCCGGGCACTTGCCGAAATCAACATCACCGGCCTGGCGACCGTTTTGCCGTTCCACCGCGCAGTCCTGGAGTCCGAGGACTTCACCTCCGTTGCCGGGATGCGGGTCCACACCCGCTGGATAGAGACGGACTTCGCAGACCAGATCCCGGTGGATCCGGAGTTCAAAGTGATGGCCCCGGAGGGTGAGCGCAGAACCATCACCGTGGATGTCGACGGAAAACGCCTCGCTGTGGGGCTCCCGGCTGACCTCCTGGATGGTTGGGCCCGCTCCGGACAGGGTGTTCCGGCCTTTTCACCATCGACCGATACGCCGGGTTCTGTCATCGGCACAGGTGACTCCCCGGCCGAATCAGCCCTCGTCTCCAGCATGGCCGGAACAGTAGTGAAGTGGCTCGTCGAACCCGGCGAAGAGGTATCCGCCGGTGACCCTTTGGTGGTGCTGGAGGCCATGAAGATGGAAACCCAGGTCCCCGCCCACCGCACAGGAACGCTCTCGGAAGTCGTGTCCGCGCCAGGAGGCGTGGTTACTGCCGGCGCCGTGTTGGCGCACATCTCCTAA
- a CDS encoding D-arabinono-1,4-lactone oxidase, with protein sequence MKNWAGNLEYSSADVQRPTTVEQLCGLVAKATQIKALGSRHSFNTVADTDGTHLLLDALPQEVVLDTAKGTVKVSGGISYGALGRALEEQGYAIHNLASLPHISVAGAIQTGTHGSGVNNPSLAAAVVSIDLVRASGELVTLTADDDEFLASVVGMGALGIVTGLELAVRPSFEVRQRVLTGLSWDGALANFQAIASSAYSVSFFTNYTGDTIPQVWLKALDSEAPLPDLFGATAATTAMHPLPDMSAENCTEQLDVAGKWLDRLPHFRHEFTPSNGEELQSEFLLPLDQAPAALQAVRALAHKLAPLLFISEVRTIAADEFWLSPFYQQQSVALHFTWKPVQQEVEAVLPELEEALRPFGARPHWGKLFTPGQYDFAALYPRFEDFRALVQAHDPSGKFRNELLDSVLGVAVKS encoded by the coding sequence ATGAAGAACTGGGCAGGAAATCTTGAGTACTCGTCTGCGGACGTCCAGCGGCCCACAACCGTGGAGCAGCTGTGCGGGCTGGTAGCCAAGGCAACGCAGATCAAGGCCCTTGGTTCCCGGCACTCCTTCAACACCGTTGCCGATACTGACGGCACCCACCTCCTCCTCGATGCCCTTCCCCAGGAGGTCGTTTTGGACACCGCCAAGGGCACGGTGAAAGTCAGCGGTGGCATCAGCTACGGCGCCCTGGGCCGCGCGCTCGAGGAACAGGGCTACGCCATCCACAACCTGGCCTCGCTCCCCCACATCTCCGTTGCGGGTGCCATCCAAACCGGCACGCACGGCAGTGGAGTCAACAACCCCTCCTTGGCTGCCGCCGTCGTCAGTATTGACCTGGTGCGCGCCTCCGGCGAGCTGGTGACCCTGACCGCGGACGACGACGAATTCCTCGCCAGTGTTGTGGGCATGGGAGCCTTGGGCATTGTCACGGGACTGGAACTGGCAGTCCGGCCGAGCTTTGAGGTCCGGCAGCGCGTGCTTACCGGGCTGTCCTGGGATGGCGCTTTGGCGAACTTCCAGGCCATTGCTTCCAGCGCGTACAGCGTCAGCTTCTTCACGAACTACACCGGCGACACCATCCCCCAGGTTTGGCTCAAGGCGCTGGACTCCGAAGCTCCCCTGCCTGATTTGTTCGGGGCAACAGCTGCGACGACGGCCATGCACCCATTGCCGGACATGTCGGCCGAAAACTGCACGGAACAGCTGGACGTGGCTGGGAAGTGGCTCGACCGCTTGCCGCACTTCCGCCACGAGTTCACTCCGAGCAACGGAGAAGAACTTCAGAGCGAATTCCTTTTGCCACTCGACCAGGCACCGGCTGCCCTGCAGGCCGTCCGGGCCCTCGCCCACAAACTGGCCCCGCTCCTGTTCATCTCGGAAGTCCGGACCATTGCAGCTGATGAATTCTGGCTCAGCCCCTTCTACCAGCAGCAAAGCGTAGCGCTGCACTTCACGTGGAAACCCGTGCAGCAAGAGGTGGAAGCAGTGCTGCCCGAGCTCGAGGAAGCCCTGCGCCCGTTCGGTGCCCGGCCCCACTGGGGCAAGCTGTTCACGCCCGGCCAGTACGACTTTGCCGCACTGTACCCGCGGTTCGAAGACTTCCGGGCCCTGGTGCAGGCCCACGATCCCTCGGGGAAGTTCCGCAACGAGCTCCTGGACAGCGTGCTGGGCGTAGCCGTTAAGTCCTAG
- a CDS encoding LacI family DNA-binding transcriptional regulator, with the protein MSKGSKPTIRDVAMAADVSLTTVSYVLSGRHGGTTRISQPTQDRVLAAVKELGYVPNQAARGMRRGKTDVVAVAIGNLDWPWDRALATAAARILPGHGYQPVILLGDDWRKFMMSGGADGVIIGYFPEARSEDETVTELARRGVAQVVISGTMKPAGFDVLAPESDEGLAECMEYLTANHSQIACIRRAAPDGRPKSRFNAYAAGLKKAGIPLDESLVRTSQHQPATAYQSALQLLQLPDRPTAIFCTDDMEALQAIRAAYRLGLRVPEDVQIVGVGNSTEGQEYDPALTTVGPEPMFEQVVRMLLDRLAGTTPAEGIRVASPWKLHHRGTTQS; encoded by the coding sequence GTGAGCAAGGGATCCAAGCCCACCATCCGGGACGTAGCGATGGCGGCGGATGTATCGCTGACAACAGTTTCCTACGTTCTCTCCGGCCGTCACGGCGGCACCACCCGGATCAGCCAGCCCACGCAGGACAGGGTTCTGGCCGCGGTCAAAGAACTCGGGTATGTGCCCAACCAAGCTGCCCGCGGGATGCGTCGCGGCAAGACGGATGTGGTGGCGGTGGCCATTGGAAACCTGGACTGGCCGTGGGACCGGGCCCTCGCAACAGCCGCAGCCCGGATTCTCCCCGGGCACGGTTACCAGCCGGTCATCCTCCTGGGCGACGACTGGAGGAAGTTCATGATGTCCGGCGGCGCCGACGGCGTCATCATCGGCTACTTCCCGGAAGCGCGCTCCGAGGATGAAACAGTGACCGAATTGGCCCGCCGCGGGGTTGCGCAAGTGGTGATCTCCGGAACCATGAAGCCCGCCGGGTTCGATGTCCTGGCTCCCGAATCCGACGAAGGGCTGGCGGAGTGCATGGAATATCTCACTGCAAACCACAGTCAGATCGCCTGCATCCGCAGGGCCGCTCCGGATGGCCGGCCCAAAAGCCGGTTCAATGCTTACGCAGCCGGACTGAAGAAAGCAGGCATACCCCTGGATGAGTCCTTGGTCAGGACATCGCAGCATCAGCCGGCCACCGCGTACCAGTCGGCTTTGCAGCTGCTCCAACTTCCGGACCGGCCCACGGCCATCTTCTGCACAGACGACATGGAGGCTTTGCAAGCCATTCGCGCCGCCTACCGCCTCGGTCTACGGGTCCCGGAGGACGTCCAAATCGTGGGAGTGGGAAACTCTACCGAAGGCCAGGAATATGATCCGGCGCTGACCACCGTGGGTCCGGAGCCGATGTTCGAGCAAGTAGTCAGGATGCTGCTTGACCGCTTGGCGGGCACCACCCCGGCGGAGGGCATCCGGGTGGCATCGCCGTGGAAGCTGCACCACCGCGGCACCACGCAGTCTTAG
- a CDS encoding bile acid:sodium symporter family protein, whose amino-acid sequence MLEATNSPSKTEEAATPANPALAAEARIARIAVTVFPILVVVAGVLGFLLPDLFKPMGVAVPYLLGVIMFCMGLTLTPPDFASVARRPWAVALGIIAHYVIMPGAGWLIAVLLQLPPELAVGLILVGCAPSGTASNVMAFLAKGDVALSVAVASVSTLIAPIVTPALTLFLAGSFLHIDAGAMVMDIVKTVLLPVIAGLLARLFLSKLVAKVLPALPWASAVVISLIVAIVVAGSASKIVAAGGIVFLAVVLHNGFGLGLGYLAGKLGRLDDKARRALAFEVGMQNSGLAATLATAHFSPLAALPSAVFSLWHNISGAIVAAWLARRPLKD is encoded by the coding sequence ATGCTTGAGGCAACCAATTCCCCGTCGAAAACCGAAGAAGCCGCTACCCCTGCCAACCCCGCACTTGCTGCGGAAGCCCGGATTGCACGCATTGCCGTTACCGTATTCCCCATTTTGGTAGTGGTTGCAGGCGTGCTTGGCTTCCTGCTTCCGGACCTCTTCAAACCGATGGGCGTCGCGGTTCCCTACCTGCTGGGCGTCATCATGTTCTGCATGGGCCTCACGCTGACCCCGCCCGACTTCGCCTCGGTAGCACGGCGCCCGTGGGCTGTGGCGCTGGGCATTATTGCCCACTACGTCATCATGCCCGGTGCCGGCTGGCTCATTGCAGTGCTCCTGCAGTTGCCGCCGGAACTGGCCGTCGGCCTGATCCTCGTCGGCTGCGCCCCGTCCGGCACTGCGTCCAACGTCATGGCATTCCTGGCCAAGGGCGATGTGGCGCTGTCCGTGGCCGTTGCCTCGGTTTCCACCTTGATCGCGCCCATCGTGACGCCCGCACTGACGCTTTTCCTGGCAGGCTCCTTCCTGCACATTGACGCCGGGGCCATGGTGATGGACATCGTGAAGACCGTCTTGCTGCCCGTGATCGCCGGACTGTTGGCCCGGCTGTTCCTTTCGAAGCTCGTCGCGAAGGTCCTTCCGGCACTTCCTTGGGCCTCCGCCGTCGTGATTTCACTGATCGTGGCGATCGTCGTGGCGGGCAGTGCCAGCAAGATCGTGGCTGCCGGCGGGATCGTTTTCCTCGCAGTAGTCCTCCACAACGGATTCGGCCTGGGCCTTGGGTACTTGGCGGGCAAGCTGGGCAGGCTGGATGACAAGGCACGCCGGGCCCTCGCCTTTGAGGTTGGCATGCAGAACTCCGGCTTGGCCGCGACCCTGGCCACCGCACACTTCAGTCCCCTGGCTGCCCTGCCATCCGCAGTGTTCTCGCTCTGGCACAACATCTCGGGGGCGATCGTGGCAGCCTGGCTGGCACGCCGGCCCCTGAAGGACTAG